A region from the Oceanidesulfovibrio marinus genome encodes:
- the fliR gene encoding flagellar biosynthetic protein FliR, translating into MEFLGIAPDTVLSFLLTLFRVSIVLFMLPFYGGDTIPRSVKAALTLVVTLAFWPHLSLPGSAFPTHPVSIILMILGEAAMGLTLGLIVHFIFAAIQTGGQIVGFQMGFAMVNVIDPITGTSEAVTAHFLWMVAMLTFLTLGGHLYLLFAVTKSFELVPPGSLFITPAVAGRVLEFSGQMFILAVRIAAPIMVSLFLVDLGLALVSRAAPQMNVLFVGFPIKVGVGFFFLGLVFTIISNYMGRFIDQFLAIFDSLMRLAA; encoded by the coding sequence ATGGAGTTTCTCGGCATCGCACCAGACACAGTCCTGAGCTTTCTGCTGACCCTCTTCCGGGTCAGCATCGTGCTCTTCATGCTGCCCTTCTACGGCGGGGACACCATCCCGAGATCGGTCAAGGCCGCCCTGACCCTGGTGGTCACGCTGGCGTTCTGGCCGCACCTGTCGCTGCCGGGCTCCGCCTTCCCGACGCACCCTGTCTCCATCATCCTGATGATTCTCGGCGAGGCCGCCATGGGCCTGACCCTGGGGCTCATCGTCCATTTCATCTTCGCCGCCATCCAGACCGGCGGCCAGATCGTCGGCTTCCAGATGGGCTTCGCCATGGTCAACGTGATCGACCCCATCACCGGCACGTCCGAGGCCGTAACCGCCCACTTCTTGTGGATGGTTGCGATGCTCACATTTTTGACATTGGGCGGCCACCTGTATCTTCTGTTCGCCGTGACCAAGAGCTTCGAGCTGGTGCCGCCGGGCAGCCTGTTCATCACGCCTGCCGTTGCCGGGCGGGTTCTCGAGTTCTCCGGGCAGATGTTCATCCTCGCGGTGCGCATTGCCGCGCCGATCATGGTCTCGCTCTTTCTGGTGGACCTGGGCCTGGCCCTGGTCTCCCGCGCGGCTCCGCAAATGAACGTCCTGTTCGTGGGCTTCCCCATCAAGGTTGGCGTGGGCTTCTTCTTCCTGGGCTTGGTTTTCACAATCATTTCCAACTACATGGGCCGCTTCATCGACCAGTTCCTGGCGATCTTCGACTCGCTCATGCGCCTTGCGGCATAG
- the flhB gene encoding flagellar biosynthesis protein FlhB — protein sequence MPQQDPSRTEEPTQKRLDKARNEGNVAKSQEVGKTFVLLAGVVVLRMYVSYIGEDMEELFRWFMETAPTFALTPESLYALFSMILKAMAVMVLPVMLALAVFAFFSNYLQVGSLWTTKVFEPKFGKMFNVVGGMQRIFFSLSTLVRLFKSMGQALVIGLVAYYMVKGKLSESLPMFYQPARNVAAYMLDSGGDMVIWVLLPLFIITALDLWYTRWDYTEQLKMTKDEVKDERKQMEGDPKVKQQQKQKMLQMSSRRMMAQVPKADVVVTNPTHIAVALRYDPQEAPAPQVLAKGADAVAERIKEVARENNVPVRENKPLARALYSAVEVGDTIPEELYQAVATILAQIFKNRGQAGPVG from the coding sequence ATGCCCCAGCAAGATCCAAGCAGAACAGAAGAGCCGACTCAAAAACGGCTCGACAAAGCCCGCAACGAGGGCAACGTCGCCAAGTCGCAGGAGGTGGGCAAGACCTTTGTGCTGCTGGCCGGCGTGGTCGTTCTCAGGATGTACGTGTCGTACATAGGTGAGGATATGGAGGAGCTCTTCCGCTGGTTCATGGAGACCGCCCCCACCTTCGCGCTGACGCCCGAGAGTCTCTACGCGCTATTCTCCATGATACTCAAAGCCATGGCCGTCATGGTTCTGCCCGTGATGCTCGCCCTGGCAGTCTTCGCCTTCTTCAGCAACTATCTGCAGGTCGGTTCCTTGTGGACCACCAAGGTCTTCGAGCCCAAATTCGGCAAGATGTTCAACGTCGTCGGCGGAATGCAGCGCATTTTCTTCAGCCTCTCCACCCTGGTTCGCCTCTTCAAGTCCATGGGACAGGCCTTGGTCATCGGCCTGGTCGCCTACTACATGGTCAAGGGCAAGCTCTCGGAATCGCTACCCATGTTCTATCAGCCGGCGCGCAATGTGGCTGCTTACATGCTGGACTCCGGCGGAGACATGGTGATCTGGGTGTTGCTGCCACTCTTTATCATCACGGCCCTGGACCTCTGGTACACGCGCTGGGACTACACCGAACAGCTGAAGATGACCAAGGACGAGGTCAAGGACGAGCGCAAGCAGATGGAAGGCGACCCCAAGGTCAAGCAGCAGCAGAAGCAGAAGATGCTCCAGATGTCGAGCCGGCGAATGATGGCTCAGGTGCCCAAGGCCGACGTGGTCGTCACCAACCCCACGCACATCGCCGTGGCCCTGCGCTACGATCCACAAGAGGCGCCTGCGCCGCAGGTTCTGGCCAAGGGCGCGGACGCCGTGGCCGAGCGGATCAAGGAAGTCGCCCGCGAAAACAACGTACCTGTCCGCGAAAACAAGCCGCTGGCACGAGCCTTGTATAGTGCTGTGGAAGTGGGAGATACGATTCCCGAGGAGCTGTACCAGGCGGTGGCCACGATACTCGCGCAGATCTTCAAGAACCGGGGTCAGGCAGGCCCCGTCGGATAA
- a CDS encoding FliA/WhiG family RNA polymerase sigma factor: MVTSSFSGKNSSSSKPDVNSWELLESGAVAWEDMGAVDRRHVVQHYAPKIKFLALRLKAKLPQNVELGDIISSGTLGLMEALGKFDPGLGIKFETYAENRIRGAMLDELRRMDWFSRGLRQRVRTLEDASKQFENRHGKKASEEELMEMTGLSEKEVRTGLEALQNQLCLDIDAIQETFSAEGKGKAGDEPYHTTALQEVVDKVALLIEELTPREKMVMSLYYGDELTMRETAEVMNITEGRVSQLHSQAMARLRQLFRERYGADFTL; encoded by the coding sequence ATGGTAACATCAAGTTTTTCTGGAAAAAACTCCTCTTCCAGCAAGCCTGACGTCAATTCCTGGGAATTGCTCGAATCGGGCGCTGTTGCATGGGAGGATATGGGCGCGGTGGATCGCCGCCACGTCGTCCAGCATTATGCGCCCAAGATCAAGTTCCTTGCGTTGCGTCTGAAGGCCAAGCTGCCCCAGAACGTAGAGCTCGGCGACATCATCTCGTCCGGCACCCTGGGCCTCATGGAAGCGCTCGGCAAGTTCGATCCGGGCCTCGGCATCAAGTTCGAGACCTACGCCGAGAACCGCATCCGCGGCGCCATGCTCGACGAGCTCAGGCGCATGGACTGGTTCTCCCGCGGTCTGCGCCAGCGCGTCCGCACCCTGGAAGACGCCTCCAAGCAGTTCGAGAACCGCCACGGCAAGAAAGCCAGTGAAGAAGAGCTCATGGAGATGACCGGCCTCTCCGAAAAAGAGGTCCGCACCGGTCTTGAGGCGCTGCAGAACCAGCTCTGCCTGGACATCGACGCCATCCAGGAAACTTTCTCCGCCGAAGGCAAGGGCAAGGCCGGCGACGAACCCTACCACACCACGGCCCTGCAGGAGGTGGTGGACAAGGTCGCCCTGCTCATCGAGGAGCTCACACCCCGCGAAAAAATGGTCATGTCCCTCTACTACGGCGACGAGCTCACCATGCGCGAGACCGCCGAGGTCATGAACATCACCGAGGGCCGCGTCTCGCAGCTCCACTCCCAGGCCATGGCCCGGCTCCGCCAGCTCTTCCGCGAACGCTACGGCGCCGATTTCACCCTCTAA
- the flhA gene encoding flagellar biosynthesis protein FlhA: MADYAGPRINYERFAKQGDILLAGGVVVILFVMLIPLPTIFLDLMLSLSISLSLVTLITAMFMTSPMEFSVFPSLLLVMTLLRLALNVASTRLILLHGEEGTAAAGKVIQSFGEFVVGGNFIIGIVIFVILFILNKVVIVAGTTRIGEVAARFTLDAMPGKQMAIEADLNSGLIDEEEATRQRDAIRREADFYGSMDGAGKFVQGDVKAGMFITIINIVGGILLGTMQQGMTWQEAAQTYTLLTIGDGLVSTIPSLVISTAAGIIVSRSASEAKMGEEFIGQLAYNARSLKLVSAVLAVFALVPGMPTIPFLIFASLMFGAARLVSKGKITEDAPSAKRAKEGQAPSLDSPEEVQSLLPLDALELEVGYGLIPLVDEEQNGNLLTRIRSIRRQFALDMGVIVPSLHLRDNLQLKPGQYTVLIKGNEVASAEILLDHLLAMDPGDVKHRIKGVETKEPAFNLPALWIPESHKEEAMLAGYTVVDPSTVIATHLTEVFKRQLHEFLGRQEVQNLLDNLSKTAPKAVEDLVPNVLSLGTVQKVLQNLVREGVSIRDLLSIVETLADYGVSSKDPDQLTEFVREKLSRTVIKPHLDSEGTLPIITLDHSVEKSLQESIRQTDSGTYLAMEPGLAHKLISKINQAVESSAVADGQPVLLTTPMVRAHLAQLLLRFIPTLPVISQAEIPSDIRLNSVNTVVLDNAR; the protein is encoded by the coding sequence ATGGCTGACTACGCAGGCCCCCGCATAAATTACGAGCGTTTCGCCAAACAGGGAGATATTCTCCTTGCCGGCGGCGTGGTGGTCATCCTCTTTGTGATGCTCATCCCGCTGCCGACCATCTTCCTGGACCTCATGCTCTCGCTGTCCATCTCCCTGAGCCTCGTCACACTCATCACTGCGATGTTCATGACGAGCCCCATGGAGTTCTCGGTCTTCCCGTCCCTTTTGCTGGTCATGACACTCTTGCGCCTGGCGCTGAACGTGGCCTCCACCCGACTCATTCTGCTGCACGGCGAAGAAGGCACGGCCGCGGCCGGTAAGGTCATCCAGTCCTTTGGCGAGTTCGTGGTGGGCGGCAACTTCATCATCGGCATCGTCATCTTCGTCATCCTCTTCATCCTGAACAAGGTCGTCATCGTCGCGGGTACCACGCGTATCGGCGAGGTCGCCGCGCGCTTCACCCTGGACGCCATGCCCGGTAAGCAGATGGCCATCGAGGCGGATCTGAACTCCGGCCTCATCGACGAAGAGGAAGCCACCAGACAGCGCGACGCCATCCGTCGCGAGGCCGACTTCTACGGTTCCATGGACGGCGCGGGCAAGTTCGTCCAGGGCGATGTGAAGGCCGGCATGTTCATCACCATCATCAACATCGTAGGCGGCATCCTGCTCGGCACCATGCAACAAGGCATGACCTGGCAGGAAGCGGCGCAGACATACACCCTTTTGACGATCGGTGATGGCCTGGTTTCGACCATTCCCTCGCTGGTCATCTCCACGGCCGCCGGCATCATCGTCTCCCGCTCCGCCTCCGAGGCCAAGATGGGCGAGGAGTTCATCGGCCAGCTGGCCTACAACGCCCGCTCGCTCAAGCTCGTCTCCGCAGTGCTGGCTGTCTTCGCCCTGGTCCCCGGCATGCCCACCATCCCCTTCCTCATCTTCGCCTCGCTCATGTTCGGCGCGGCCAGGCTGGTCAGCAAGGGCAAGATTACCGAGGACGCACCCAGCGCCAAGCGCGCCAAGGAAGGACAGGCTCCCTCGCTGGATTCTCCGGAAGAGGTGCAGAGCCTGCTGCCCCTGGACGCCCTGGAGCTGGAGGTGGGTTACGGCCTGATACCGCTGGTGGACGAGGAACAGAACGGCAACCTGCTCACCCGCATCCGCTCCATCCGCCGGCAGTTCGCCCTGGACATGGGTGTCATCGTTCCTTCGCTGCACCTGCGCGACAACCTGCAGCTCAAGCCCGGCCAGTACACCGTGCTGATCAAGGGCAACGAGGTGGCCTCGGCCGAGATCCTGCTGGACCATCTGCTGGCCATGGACCCCGGCGACGTGAAGCACCGCATCAAGGGCGTGGAGACCAAGGAGCCGGCCTTCAACCTGCCCGCGCTCTGGATTCCGGAGTCGCACAAGGAAGAGGCCATGCTCGCCGGCTACACCGTGGTCGATCCATCCACGGTCATCGCCACGCACCTCACCGAGGTCTTCAAGCGCCAGCTGCACGAGTTCCTGGGCCGCCAGGAGGTGCAGAACCTGCTGGACAACCTTTCCAAGACAGCACCCAAGGCCGTGGAGGACCTGGTGCCCAACGTGCTCTCCCTGGGCACGGTGCAGAAGGTGCTCCAGAACCTCGTGCGCGAGGGCGTCTCCATCCGCGACCTGCTCTCCATCGTGGAGACCCTGGCCGACTACGGCGTGTCTTCCAAGGACCCGGACCAGCTCACCGAATTCGTCCGCGAGAAGCTCTCCCGCACGGTCATCAAGCCGCACCTGGACTCCGAGGGCACTCTGCCCATCATCACCCTGGACCACTCCGTGGAGAAAAGCCTGCAGGAGTCCATCCGCCAGACCGACAGCGGCACCTACCTGGCCATGGAGCCGGGGCTGGCGCACAAGCTCATCAGCAAGATCAACCAGGCCGTGGAGTCCAGCGCCGTGGCCGACGGCCAGCCCGTTCTGCTCACCACGCCCATGGTTCGCGCCCACCTGGCACAGCTGCTCCTGCGTTTCATTCCCACACTCCCCGTCATCTCACAGGCCGAGATACCTTCTGACATCCGCCTGAACTCCGTGAACACTGTGGTACTCGACAATGCGCGTTAA
- a CDS encoding polysaccharide biosynthesis protein, whose amino-acid sequence MPSSPKRTGALFNAVDALLAAAAYALAYLVRFEGGALPAEQWTYLLAFIVPFTALKLLFFRLFHLHRGMWRFTSIHDLAAVAKAATLASLVMLAALLIAHRFHGFSRSVFVLDWLFTMLLVGGVRVFIRMVAGMGWPDLSRERLMHLARGRWRPAARRRCVLFGAGTAAEALLRDMEDRPETGIEVAAIFDDNPSKQGLRLHAVPVVGGLDDVEEWLTTQRAPVQEALIALPEAVPEAMRRAVDVCERAGLGYRTIPSLHEIAQGRVTVSALREVDYRDLLPRETAQPERERISAYLTGRRVLVTGAGGSIGSELCRQIAHFDPASLLLVEMNESSLYTIAMELEHERGFTRHTPLLGTLADRRWTEWVFAEHKPHVVFHAAAYKHVPMLELHPWQAVTNNVLATESLLDIADAHGVERTIIVSTDKAVNPANVMGATKRLTERLMQCRRGGSMKLAAVRFGNVLGSSGSVIPLFRRQIAHGGPVTVTHPEMTRFFMTVEEACLLILQAGAMGSAGEIFVLNMGNPVKIIDLARDLIHLSGKEPDKDIEIRITGLRPGEKLAEELVSADEHAAPSEHSQILVLEESSCPAPGTYADILTTLADAAARREPDELRRLLAMAVPEYHPASGGSVGAASPEPSESPA is encoded by the coding sequence ATGCCATCCTCCCCGAAACGCACCGGCGCCCTGTTCAACGCCGTGGACGCCCTGCTCGCCGCTGCGGCCTATGCCCTGGCCTATCTCGTGCGCTTCGAGGGCGGGGCTCTGCCGGCCGAGCAGTGGACCTATCTTCTGGCCTTCATCGTCCCCTTCACCGCGCTCAAGCTGCTCTTTTTCCGGCTCTTCCACCTGCACCGCGGCATGTGGCGGTTCACCAGCATCCACGACCTCGCAGCCGTGGCCAAGGCCGCCACCCTGGCCTCCCTGGTCATGCTTGCGGCGCTGCTCATCGCCCACCGCTTCCACGGCTTCTCGCGCTCGGTCTTTGTGCTCGACTGGCTGTTCACCATGCTGCTGGTGGGCGGCGTGCGGGTGTTCATTCGCATGGTGGCCGGCATGGGCTGGCCGGATCTCTCGCGGGAGCGGCTCATGCACCTCGCGCGGGGCCGCTGGAGGCCGGCGGCCCGGCGTCGCTGCGTGCTGTTCGGTGCGGGCACTGCGGCCGAGGCGCTGCTGCGCGACATGGAGGACCGCCCCGAGACAGGCATCGAGGTTGCGGCCATCTTTGACGACAACCCGTCCAAGCAGGGGCTGCGGCTGCACGCCGTGCCCGTGGTGGGTGGGCTTGACGACGTGGAGGAGTGGCTTACTACGCAGCGCGCGCCCGTGCAGGAAGCGCTCATCGCCTTGCCGGAAGCCGTGCCCGAGGCCATGCGCCGCGCCGTGGACGTGTGCGAGCGCGCCGGCCTGGGCTACCGGACCATTCCTTCCCTGCACGAGATCGCCCAGGGCCGGGTCACGGTCTCCGCCCTGCGCGAGGTGGACTACCGCGACCTTCTGCCACGCGAGACGGCCCAGCCCGAACGGGAGCGCATTTCCGCCTATCTCACGGGCCGACGGGTGCTGGTCACCGGCGCTGGCGGCTCCATAGGCTCGGAGCTCTGCCGGCAAATCGCCCACTTCGACCCCGCCTCGCTGCTGCTGGTGGAGATGAACGAGTCCAGCCTCTACACCATCGCCATGGAGCTGGAGCACGAACGGGGCTTTACCAGGCACACGCCCTTGCTGGGCACCCTGGCGGACCGCCGGTGGACCGAGTGGGTCTTTGCCGAGCACAAGCCCCACGTGGTCTTCCATGCCGCGGCGTACAAGCATGTGCCCATGCTGGAGCTCCACCCCTGGCAGGCCGTGACCAACAACGTGCTGGCCACGGAGAGCCTGTTGGACATCGCCGACGCCCACGGCGTGGAACGCACCATCATCGTCTCCACGGACAAGGCCGTGAACCCGGCCAACGTCATGGGCGCGACCAAGCGGCTCACCGAACGGTTGATGCAGTGCCGCCGGGGCGGCTCCATGAAGCTCGCCGCGGTGCGCTTCGGCAACGTGCTCGGCTCCTCCGGCTCGGTCATCCCGCTCTTCCGACGGCAAATCGCCCACGGCGGTCCCGTAACCGTGACCCACCCGGAGATGACGCGCTTCTTCATGACCGTGGAGGAGGCGTGCCTGCTCATCCTGCAGGCCGGGGCCATGGGCTCGGCCGGCGAGATCTTCGTGCTCAACATGGGCAACCCGGTGAAGATCATCGACCTGGCGCGAGACCTGATCCACCTCTCGGGCAAAGAGCCGGACAAGGACATCGAGATACGCATCACCGGCCTCAGACCCGGCGAGAAGCTGGCCGAGGAGCTGGTGAGCGCGGACGAGCACGCCGCGCCCTCCGAGCACTCGCAGATCCTTGTCCTGGAGGAGTCCTCCTGCCCGGCGCCCGGGACCTATGCTGATATCCTGACCACGCTGGCCGATGCGGCCGCCCGGCGCGAGCCGGACGAGCTGCGGCGGCTGCTGGCCATGGCGGTTCCGGAGTACCATCCTGCATCCGGCGGCAGTGTCGGCGCAGCGTCGCCCGAGCCGTCAGAATCGCCTGCCTGA
- a CDS encoding MinD/ParA family protein: MSSELPLVFSVTSGKGGVGKTNLSANLSLALAEQGNRVVLLDADLGLANVDVILGLTPERNLFHLFREGESLESILLDTGFGFDILPASSGVSEMLELSTGQKLELLESMDYLEDKVDYLVVDTGAGINDNVIYFNLAAQERIIVLTPEPTSLTDAYALIKVLKLEHGMEHFKILVNMARTKDAAKEVFSRLYRACDHFLDGVSLDLVGSVPYDPMVKKSVIQQTPFVKYAPDSPASKAVREAAKRIQTWDVATNLDGNIKFFWKKLLFQQA, from the coding sequence ATGAGTTCTGAGCTTCCCCTGGTCTTCTCCGTCACCTCGGGGAAAGGAGGCGTTGGCAAGACCAACCTCTCTGCCAACCTTTCCCTGGCCCTGGCCGAGCAGGGCAACCGTGTTGTGTTGCTCGACGCCGACCTGGGTCTGGCCAACGTGGACGTTATCCTGGGCCTCACGCCGGAGCGTAACCTCTTCCACCTCTTCCGCGAGGGCGAGAGCCTGGAGTCCATACTTCTGGACACCGGCTTCGGATTCGATATCCTGCCAGCCTCGTCCGGCGTGTCCGAGATGCTCGAACTCTCCACCGGCCAGAAGCTTGAGCTGCTCGAGTCCATGGACTACCTGGAGGACAAGGTAGACTACCTGGTGGTGGACACCGGCGCAGGCATCAACGACAACGTCATCTACTTCAACCTTGCGGCGCAGGAGCGCATCATCGTGCTCACGCCGGAGCCTACATCGCTGACCGACGCCTACGCGCTGATCAAGGTGCTCAAGCTGGAGCACGGCATGGAGCACTTCAAGATTCTGGTGAACATGGCCAGAACCAAGGACGCCGCCAAGGAAGTCTTCTCGCGGCTCTACCGCGCCTGCGACCACTTTCTGGACGGCGTCTCGCTCGATCTGGTAGGCTCGGTACCGTACGATCCTATGGTCAAAAAGTCGGTTATCCAGCAGACGCCGTTTGTAAAGTATGCGCCGGACTCACCGGCATCCAAGGCTGTGCGCGAAGCGGCCAAACGCATTCAAACTTGGGACGTGGCAACGAATCTCGATGGTAACATCAAGTTTTTCTGGAAAAAACTCCTCTTCCAGCAAGCCTGA